In a single window of the Rhizoctonia solani chromosome 16, complete sequence genome:
- a CDS encoding RasGEF domain-containing protein, with product MNTDDHSTMHPSSEDVIKAEIASADLSMAVDGSFVETTSSHAARELKKRLDQLLGVGRDGVRSPYALTITQSPSGARVYRVGFRPNVRDGQTLDLQALSPSADVPSGMLSPLTAINPTSTTGLHQRAATRTHKTEYLLPTHKPGYKPIPRTRSGSISTGRPSTSTWEAERVPLPDDSLSEVQLGAEPGCAPRPFTGPQYVRLGNTDCRSIPGLATLISLAPQWAGQMLPEAERDYSTTDSVQPTDQVSQVVPVPPADTPHDTLCSVLKYPTGVFQVLQTYRGLPSLDALLESHDTPTARLSTTTSAVPENDPRFVIFGDLKPSSDTIIAHNRRKITKPKPSAPTSVSSDRDSSDERTIMAATIERWVAQLTSELNYDALMIFFLTYRGYVSANDLFHLLICRFHWALEPTTSAQDETVRRIVRVRSFIVFRFWLATFFQVDFSPNKCFGANSPTG from the exons ATGAACACAGACGACCACTCTACGATGCATCCCTCTTCGGAAGACGTGATCAAGGCCGAGATCGCCTCTGCGGACCTCTCAATGGCTG TTGATGGCTCGTTTGTCGAGACTACGTCGTCGCATGCGGCGCGTGAACTCAAGAAACGACTGGATCAGTTGCTAGGTGTCGGCAGAGACGGGGTGCGGTCTCCCTACGCGTTGACGATTACCCAATCACCATCTGGCGCTCGTGTATACCGCGTTGGCTTCCGGCCCAACGTACGAGACGGCCAGACTCTAGACTTGCAAGCGCTCTCGCCTTCAGCCGATGTCCCCTCGGGCATGTTATCTCCGCTTACTGCTATCAACCCTACTTCCACCACTGGCCTTCACCAACGGGCTGCTACTCGTACACACAAAACAGAATATTTATTGCCAACACACAAGCCTGGATACAAGCCTATTCCTCGCACTCGCTCGGGATCCATATCCACCGGACGCCCTTCAACAAGCACGTGGGAGGCTGAACGAGTTCCCCTCCCCGATGATTCGCTCTCGGAAGTCCAACTAGGGGCCGAACCAGGTTGTGCTCCTCGTCCATTTACTGGCCCCCAATATGTGCGACTGGGAAATACTGACTGCAGATCTATACCCGGACTGGCGACTCTGATATCTTTAGCTCCGCAATGGGCTGGTCAGATGCTCCCAGAG GCAGAGCGAGACTACTCTACGACCGATAGCGTGCAACCCACGGACCAAGTCAGCCAAGTCGTGCCCGTACCCCCTGCTGATACCCCCCACGACACTTTATGCTCCGTTCTTAAATACCCTACTGGAGTTTTCCAAGTACTTCAAACATACCGCGGCCTCCCTTCACTTGATGCGCTGCTCGAATCTCATGATACACCCACTGCTCGGTTATCAACCACTACCTCGGCCGTCCCGGAAAATGATCCTCGATTCGTTATCTTTGGCGACCTAAAACCGAGCTCGGATACCATAATTGCCCATAACCGACGAAAGATCACCAAACCCAAGCCTTCTGCTCCAACCTCCGTATCCTCTGACAGGGACTCGTCTGATGAACGGACCATCATGGCCGCAACCATTGAGCGCTGGGTGGCCCAGCTGACGAGCGAACTCAACTATGACGCTCTCATGATCTTCTTCCTCACGTACCGAGGTTACGTATCCGCCAACGACTTGTTCCATCTGTTGATCTGCCGGTTCCACTGGGCACTTGAACCTACTACAAGCGCCCAAGATGAGACAGTGCGAAGGATCGTTCGTGTTCGATCATTTATTGTATTCCGGTTCTGGCTTGCGACTTTCTTCCAAGTTGACTTTTCGCCGAACAAATGCTTCGGGGCGAATTCACCAACTGGTTGA
- a CDS encoding major facilitator superfamily transporter, whose translation MDVQKVESSAPSSVSVETVNDSPTAVITDLEKGAVAVAPSEESNLDTEKAPGPVVTKHENGLTDQTFYLPRRKIITIFLACASTEIVALIDEKAVAAALSIISSELVAGSKISWVASAYFLQNEYRMYPLYGRISDIYSRKNVLYTLITIFFFGSLAASLAQTVVQLIIFRAITGIGGGGLILVGQLIVGDVVTVRERGKYQGILGAFVALSNGIGPLIGAAYSQKVSWRWIFRMNMPLAVFASVCVYFFMPLKKVHGTAIDKLKKVDFIGSLLVLIGTGAIILGLTWGGVVISIGFVIWEWKFAELPLIPMYIFRYKVVVGAALTHFVNGYGMYVQIFYLPTFYQLAYGYSAIRSASLLLPVVLFQTLFSTLGGAMVSWKGRFRELLLSGTTSWFSIFAGVGIGQTLQPSLVAVQAAVERKDMAVTTTARSFLHNLGGVVGLTISGSIINNVLSNHIVKVLGPSLSDEARKAILNDPISARHTLDAETLAIVIDGYRLGFRTLFIVCASLTAFAFFTTLFLIPHISLRRDDDKALKAQAKEELERRKEAKTAGR comes from the exons ATGGACGTCCAGAAGGTTGAGTCGTCTGCTCCCTCGTCGGTTTCTGTCGAAACGGTCAACGATTCTCCGACTGCCGTCATCACAGACCTTGAAAAAGGGGCTGTAGCAGTTGCCCCAAGCGAAGAGTCCAATCTCGACACTGAGAAAGCTCCAGGACCGGTCGTCACAAAACACGAGAATGGGCTCACAGATCAAACATTTTACTTGCCCAGACGGAAAATCATCACT ATATTCCTAGCATGTGCATCCACAGAGATAGTAGCACTTATCGACGAAAAGGCAGTTGCTGCGGCCTTGTCGATTATCAGTTCCGAGCTTGTGGCAGGAAGCAAGATAAGCTGGGTCGCGTCTGCATACTTCTTGCAA AACGAGTACCGCATGTACCCTCTTTACGGGCGAATCTCGGATATATATTCGCGCAAAAATGTTCTTTATACGCTTATAACTATCTTTTTCTTTGGGTCTCTTGCGGCTTCACTGGCGCAGACAGTTGTACAACTTATCATTTTCCGCGCGATCACCGGTATTGGAGGTGGAGGATTAATTTTGGTGGGACAATTGATTGTGGGTGATGTCGTTACCGTTCGCGAGAGGGGCAAGTACCAGGGTATCTTG GGAGCTTTCGTTGCGCTCTCAAATGGCATTGGTCCCCTAATTGGAGCTGCATATTCACAAAAAGTGTCATG GCGCTGGATATTCCGGATGAACATGCCATTGGCAGTTTTCGCCTCTGTATGCGTTTACTTCTTCATGCCTCTAAAAAAGGTCCATGGAACTGCCATAGA TAAATTGAAAAAAGTCGATTTCATAGGGTCCCTTTTGGTCCTGATTGGGACCGGAGCGATTATC TTGGGTTTAACATGGGGAG GAGTCGTGATTAGTATTGGATTCGTCATTTGGGAATGGAAATTCGCTGAACTGCCGTTGATCCCGA TGTACATCTTCCGATACAAAGTCGTCGTCGGCGCAGCGCTGACGCACTTTGTCAACGGCTACGGGATGTACGTTCAGATCTTCTATCTGCCCACGTTCTATCAGCTTGCGTACGGGTACTCTGCCATCCGGTCGGCGTCATTACTCTTACCAGTCGTTCTATTCCAAA CCTTGTTCTCTACTTTGGGCGGCGCAATGGTGTCATGGAAGGGTCGCTTTAGG GAGCTCTTGCTTTCAGG GACGACAAGTTGGTTTTCGATATTCGCCGGAGTAGGAATCGGGCAGACCTTGCAGCCATCGTTGGTTGCTGTTCAGGCGGCCGTAGAAAGGAAGGATATGGCCGTTACGACCACTGCAAGGAG CTTCCTCCACAACCTTGGTGGCGTGGTCGGGTTGACGATCTCAGGAAGTATCAT AAACAACGTCTTGTCCAATCATATTGTCAAAGTATTGGGGCCTTCGCTGTCTGACGAGGCTCGCAAGGCAATTTTGAACGACCCGATCTCTGCTCGGCACACTCTAGATGCGGAGAcactggcaattgtgatcgACGGGTACCGTCTCGGTTTCCGGACCCTTTTCATTGTGTGCGCGTCGTTGACAGCGTTTGCGTTCTTTACAACATTGTTTTTAATTCCGCATATATCATTAAGGAGGGATGACGACAAGGCGCTGAAGGCTCAAGCAAAAGAGGAGTTGGAGAGGCGAAAAGAAGCAAAGACGGCCGGGCGCTAA
- a CDS encoding cysteine synthase, giving the protein MNVFSGKTALLDFYNPDKNPPLPLVELPSHPFEGDNVRIYAKMLTLLPAGNVKSLPALNMLMRASEAGEINDSTEGLSSTLGAYISNKTSPQKMELLRFFGLDLTLFGGPAQVEPADVNGGIYAAIQDGMRPGWYNPGQYSSPQNSEAHVRWTGPQIHRQLPKINIFAAAVGTSGTMTGTGSYLKTVRPDMVNLGVFTAPGDRVPGPRPIDLVQTVDLPWQEVIDAAEHVSSKDSYRISLELCRQGLLVGPSAFICCDQPYQYISDYFTKLDSSYFPPIYNTELLDKDLYPYGVDWILSPSDAFRLLYPAHGLQTPPTSPTELEELKDIQEPLIHAHAMVIDLRSQNDFKRAHIPGSKNLDIQCSGSKNPFKNPGILAELWEVLRQALVPGTKDMSNKSVLLVSYNEEIAYVGCSVLRKEGVKAFALGGGFEKWKEAGLDAGTPTTRH; this is encoded by the exons ATGAACGTATTCTCTGGAAAGACCGCACTTCTTGACTTCTACAACCCCGATAAAAATCCACCTCTTCCG CTTGTCGAACTTCCTTCTCATCCGTTCGAAGGAGACAATGTGAGAatctatgccaagatgctcaCTCTGCTTCCAGCTGGAAACGTGAAGTCTCTGCCTG CGCTAAATATGCTCATGCGCGCTTCCGAAGCCGGAGAAATCAACGATTCTACCGAAGGATTGTCGAGTACTC TCGGAGCGTATATCTCCAACAAGACATCCCCTCAGAAAATGGAACTCTTGCGTTTCTTTGGGCTAGATCT CACACTCTTTGGCGGCCCGGCCCAAGTTGAGCCCGCGGATGTCAATGGCGGTATTTATGCGGCGATTCAGGACGGCATGCGGCCCGGTTGGTATAATCCCGGTCAATACTCGAGCCCACAG AACTCTGAGGCCCATGTACGATGGACGGGACCTCAGATTCATAGGCAACTACCAAAAATCAATATTTTTGCTGCTGCAGTGGGCACGTCAG GAACAATGACTGGCACTGGAAGCTACCTCAAAACTGTCCGGCCCGATATGGTCAATTTGGG CGTCTTCACTGCCCCTGGCGATCGGGTCCCAGGCCCCCGGCCTATTGATCTCGTCCAGACTGTTGACCTTCCATGGCAAGAGGTCATCGACGCCGCCGAGCACGTGTCATCGAAGGACTCGTATCGAATCTCCCTTGAATTGTGCCGCCAGGGGCTACTTGTCGGCCCGA GTGCTTTTATCTGCTGTGACCAGCCCTATCAATACATCTCTGATTACTTTACCAAGCTCGACTCTTCTTACTTCCCACCCATTTATAACACAGAGCTCCTTGATAAAGACCTCTATCCCTACGGCGTTGATTGGATACTTTCACCCAGCGATGCATTCCGCCTGCTCTACCCGGCTCATGGATTGCAGACGCCCCCCACTTCGCCAACAGAGCTAGAAGAACTCAAAGATATCCAAGAACCGTTGATTCATGCACATGCAATGGTGATCGACTTGCGTTCGCAGAACGACTTTAAGCGCGCACATATACCTGGATCCAAGAACTTAGATATCCAGTGCTCTGGCAGTAAAAACCCATTCAAGAATCCGGGCATATTGGCCGAGTTGTGGGAGGTCCTCCGCCAGGCGTTGGTTCCGGGCACTAAGGATATGTCCAACAAGAGTGTTCTTTTGGTCTCATATAACGAAGAGATTGCATATGTGGGATGCAGTGTATTGCGCAAGGAGGGCGTCAAAGCGTTTGCGCTTGGTGGTGGATTTGAGAAGTGGAAAGAGGCAGGTTTAGACGCTGGTACTCCGACTACAAGGCATTAG